ttatatgtattcattttttttgtatttcctaCCGGGCGAAACATAATTAAGGGAATGAAAGTTACGATATTTTAGGCTTGCCGTTGGCACTTAACGTCGAATTTGTAGCCATCTCAGCAGCCTGCGCGACAGCTACGGATACTGACTTCTCCACGAACTGTTGATAAAGCGGTTTCATGAACTagaatgttaaaaatattatcattcgTACATGACCGTTCACGTTTGGtcgttcaaaattaatttttgtctaCAGTTATTTTTCTACTCATCATATATTTCAATACATCGTTCTAAACTTTGAACATAACAAGTGAACTGTACCTTTCCTAATCGTTGATTCCTTTCAAAGGAGGCGCGCGTGTTAGTGTCGgggatatataattataatatgataataaatCATCAACAAAAATGCAGGAGTAAAAGGCTAGGATAAACataatttgtacaaatttgcGAAACATAAGTAAAAACAGGCTGCAAATAGTACCATAAACTACGTTTAAAGCATTATAAATCAATGGCGAGAATTTCATTCGAGAGCGATATAAACCTTGAATAAATAGCGAATGAAAAAGGAAGCGTGGGATCAGACTTTGCGATGCTCGCGAAGATAGTTACGAATAAGGGCGAAGGAAGGGATGGAgcatataaaaacaaaaaatatggaaaggaTTATGTATCTCAACCTGTGAATGAGATGTACACATAGCCAGGCCTGTTGGAACAAGAAAATCCTATATGTTAGTCAAAAAGCAGAAGACTGTCATTTGATTAGCTTTCACTGATACcagcgtttttttttagacatttCAAACCCATCAATTCCTGTGATTCTCATTCAAGGATCTCACCAtcgaattatttaatttcgtgGTTAAATatgttatcaaaatttgaacgCGTTCCGTTGAACAAGCGAGCCAACTCTTGCCTCTGGTACTTTGAGTATATACATGTTAGTTGGTTTTATcaattgatattaatttttttgaattgaagAAGGTAAACTTAGTAAGGATTGAATATTACTTACATTTTCCCAAATGGCACTTGCTAATTCATCTATTTGTGTTCCAAGCTCTCGAAGTTCTCCACTGTACCTGTAACAAGATACGCACGTTGTGGTTCGATCACGCCTCTTCAGTATGAGTCGcttggataaaataaaaaaattaggatatACGAACCTGATGTAAGCCCACAGCACCAGCGTTAAGAGTCCGATACCCATGACAAGATTACAAATATTCGCAATGGTGTAGAGACCGACCAAGCCGAATACTCCGGAAAGGATGTACATAGTTACGGCAATGGCGAAAAACACTGCCGGCGTTCGGGCAgccttgaatatatttttactttcgttGTGCGCCTTGAATTGTTGGAACGATTCATCCATGTCCTGCAGAAaaatgagtagaaaaaaagagaaccgCGTAAAAGATGAGTTCCCTCGTCGATGCGTAGATATCAAGTTTaccttttgtaatttttccatGTAAGTTTGACTGAACTCGTCGCCTCCCATTTTCCGTTTATTAGAGAACTGATAGAGCGCCCTATCGACGCATCTCTGGTGCTCAGACTCGAGGTGAGCTGTTGCCAAAAATGGTTTGGCACCCCCGCAGACATTTTCCATCATCTGCGAGTACAGATCTTTTGCTTCGGCTACTGCGGACAAGTTATTCGCCTCAGCCGTTGCCTGGTtggaaattaatgaattattatcaagACGGTGTACGTTGAGTAGTTCCATTTGTAATCGTTGGAGCATCGATAAAATTGAACTACTTATACTTGAGGAGGAAAATAATCTTACCACAAGCATACTCTTCGGTTCGGGAAGCTCGTCtcctttgtaaattttaatgtAACTCTTGAAGTACTCTAACAGGTCTCTGGCTTTGACAACTTGaccgtcaatttttttagtaaCTAAATTTTCCGGCGCAAGTAGCATCGGTACTAACGTCTGTAGTTGAACTTTAAACTCAGATTCAATTTCCGCTAATCTACCGTCGAAATTTGGATTTGTGGCAACTTTGAGCCCGGGATGAGGCATAAGGAAGCATGATATGTCTGAGAAACAGGATTTAATGTGTCTCCTCAAGCTCTGCAACTCGGGATGTTGTCTGTTCGATATCTCCAGTCTTCTCTGGAGTATCTTTTTACCCCCTTCAGCCCCGTAGTCAGCCTCGTAAGGGAAACTCCAGTCCCTCACCAAGAACTGTAATCTCTGGAATGGTGTGCTGCCCGACTTTTCCAAAGCCAATCTACCGTACTCGGTGAACAGTTGTAAATGCTGAAGATCATCCTCCTGGATATTTTGCGATAGATTGTATATCTGTACCGAAGACAGCATGGTGCTCAAGGCGAAAACCGTCGCGCAATCCCTGACCGTCGATTGACTGTCGAAAGCTCCTTGTGTGTCCATCAGTATAATGGCAACCTT
This portion of the Diprion similis isolate iyDipSimi1 chromosome 7, iyDipSimi1.1, whole genome shotgun sequence genome encodes:
- the LOC124408368 gene encoding atlastin, which codes for MQSERRVKPRENPRDGRRKVKPKRDRSSGPKTGPRKIQGVDEDPVKKSFDIQEPGIAAVKSPMTSLDENVNRILRRSREAQKENSGDRERIERLSMEEPEVGDGREVGKPVQVVLAHPDHTFELDEDALEEILVQDDIKDRSVVVVSVAGAFRKGKSFLLDFFLRYMNTKYNLNIETDSWLGADEDPLDGFSWRGGSERDTTGILMWSKVFKGTLPSGEKVAIILMDTQGAFDSQSTVRDCATVFALSTMLSSVQIYNLSQNIQEDDLQHLQLFTEYGRLALEKSGSTPFQRLQFLVRDWSFPYEADYGAEGGKKILQRRLEISNRQHPELQSLRRHIKSCFSDISCFLMPHPGLKVATNPNFDGRLAEIESEFKVQLQTLVPMLLAPENLVTKKIDGQVVKARDLLEYFKSYIKIYKGDELPEPKSMLVATAEANNLSAVAEAKDLYSQMMENVCGGAKPFLATAHLESEHQRCVDRALYQFSNKRKMGGDEFSQTYMEKLQKDMDESFQQFKAHNESKNIFKAARTPAVFFAIAVTMYILSGVFGLVGLYTIANICNLVMGIGLLTLVLWAYIRYSGELRELGTQIDELASAIWENFMKPLYQQFVEKSVSVAVAQAAEMATNSTLSANGKPKIS